The following is a genomic window from Nitrospira sp..
GCAGTCTTCCGGCACCGTCAGGTAGGCATAGATCTTCGTTCCGTCGGCGTTGTACGCGCCGCCGGACAGGACCCACTTGTGAGACCAGATATCGTTGACGTTCCCCGTTTGCTCCGCGCCCCCGCCGGCATGCAGCACCACGAAGGCATCCACGAACCCGTTGCCGTCGTTGTCGTATTGCGCGAAGTTGACGGTGGGGTTGGAGGCGTCGGCGGCATCCTTCGCCATGGTGCGGGCGTTGGGCTCGACGTTGCCCGTGCCGGAGTCGCCGTGCGCATATTCGCTGAGCTTCTTGGGCATGCGGAAAGGCCCGACGACCTCGCCGACCATATCGATCAGGCCGTGCGTGACTTCTTTGTAGTAGTCACGCACGCTGCCGTTCGGCAGGACTCCGGTCGAAAAGAACAGATCTTCGAAATGCTTCTTCGTCTTGGTCATCGGCTTGTCGGAAAAGTCGACCAGCACGACGATGACGCGGACGGTCCCGCGGAGCGGGGCCCGGTCGAGTGCGCCGTTCCGGACCGTACGGGCCGATGTCCCGAGGGGATAATGGTCGCCGGGAAAGATCAACCCGTCGTCCATGCCGACGGGTTTGTTGCGGGCAATACGGAGCATGTTGGAAAACGCGGTTCTGGTCCTGCCTTTGGCCTTGTCCAGGTCGGCCTTCAGCTTTTTCTCCAAGTCGGGATGGGGAGCCACCAGACAGCGTTCGGAGTAACAGTGCACGATCTTCCTCGATTCCATAGCGACCTCCTCGGTTGGGGGAACCTGTTCGTTCGGCGCATTCGACATACTCGCGACGCAATCCTTTCGAATGCGGTTCGCAAGCAGAGATCGTCGATTGTCGGGGTGGTGCGGTGACCGATGCATCGCTGAGTGAGCAAGGCGCGTGCCCATATGAGGGAGCAGAGCGCTTCGCTTATTTTTGAGGATGATAGGATTGGAAGTATTTTTACGAGGCCGAGCCTCTGCACGAAAACTGTATCCAAAAGCATAATCGACGGTATTGAAAGAGATACAGGGGAAGGAAAGGGTGAGGTGGCCGGCTGACGATCCGGTGAAGACACGGCCGGCTCACCGACTCGCCGGCGTGCGCAAACGTGACGCTCTTTCTCCATCGCGTCGCGCACCTCGCAGACCGCGCACGATCAGAATGTGCCCGGTCGATGCGCGCAAAGGGAGCCCATCCCGGTCACCTTGCGAAAGGAGAGAATGGTACCACCGTGGAAGCATCTATCCGCTGTGGTTGCTCTCGCGGGGAGGAACGGGAGAAAGGGCGCGGTCACCGAGGGTTGGCGATTTGAAGCAGGCTTCCACCGGCGGCCAACCTGGCGAACTGCCGCTTCATGCCGTTGACCTGATCAAGGTACCTCCTGGCGTCGTGGTCGCCGCATCGTTGGTGGGGGAGCAGTCGGAAGCCGTGTGCGACATAGGCACGGCCCGCTCCGATTCCGCAGAGGTGGATCACGGCGGCGAGATCCTGCTTGTGTTGACGGGCGGGTTTGGCCACAGTCCGTCGCCCGACCGCGTGTGTCACCGCACGGTCGAGTAGGGCCGCCGTCAACTCGATGGCATGACTCGGCAGGACTCGGCTGTAGAGGCTGTTGAACCAACAGGAGTTCACGTCGTGCCAAGGGCCGTCCCGGACCACCCGGTGATCATGGATGCAGTAGCGCTTGGCTTCTTGGAACGTTCCGTCGGTCATCTGATACATGCCGGCCGCGCTCGAGGCCGGTCGGTACCACTCCAAGGGATTCCAGCTCAGATGCCATCGCCAGTAGGTCCGCGCCACCGGGTTGCCCCCTCCCTCGACCTGGGCCAGCGCAGCCAACAACTCGGGCGTGATGACGGCGGTCGCATGCTCGCGGAACAGAGGGCCGTATTCCCGCCATGTTTCAAACGGGCGTTTGTCGAGTGTGTTATCCAGCGGGAAAAACACTTCCGTCGGTTTGTGGATCGCGTGGTATGCCCAGTTGATGCCGGCACCCAGCAACAGGAGGGTGGTCGCGCCGACCAACAGCCGCAACCAGAACGGCAAGGCCCGCAAGGCGACCCACATCGCCTTGAGTCCATGCAGCCAGGATCGCGCGCGCCTGCGGACGGCTGTGAGTGAGATCCGACGGCGGTGTTTTGTGCGGAGGACTCCGGCCGACCGTACATGGGAGCGGGAGGACATGACCTCACTATAACCCAAAAAGGAATAGGTGGCGGTTGGATGCGCTCGATCGATTTAGGCTGGGGCAGGTGTCGCGGTCTTCGCCGGTTCGCGATACTTGGCGAAACAGATGAGATCCAGATGGTGGTAGTGGTTGGGCAGCAGGGTTTCCGCTTTGTAGCCCAGGCTCAGGAAAAACTGAATGTTCCTGGCTGTGCGGAGCATGGTGCAGGCGTAGAACTTATGGGCGTCGGTCGTAGCTTGTTCGATTTCTCTGATCAGCGCTGTTCCCACTCCATGTTTCTGGTGGGCGGGATTCACCGATAACAGCCGGATCACGCAGACCCCGGCTACGGTCCAAAAGCGTACCGATCCGACAATGGCCTCTTCTGACTCCGCCACGAAGATACGTTTGTCCTTTGCATCTTGTCTGAGGCTATCGAGCGTTTCCGTGGTCCAGGCGCTCACTTCGTAGACCGTGGCGTATTCACCGAAGGCTGCCCGTTGAACCCGGAGGATCGCCTCGAAATCGTCTTCGGTGGCTGGCCGGATGTGAATCATGAACGGCGCTCCGATTGGATTCACCTCACCTTGCGAAGGTGAAGATAGCAGAGTGCGACCTTCTTCTTCCATCTTGGCGCGAGGTAACGATTGACCGATTGCCTTAGGGAGAAACGAGCGAGGTCGGAAGGGGGTGGGGGTGGTCCGTTCGTTTCCTGCGCTCACGCAACGCGCGGCTTCAGATCTTCTAAGGCACGGCCGGCTCACTATCTCGCCGGCGCCCACAAGCGTGGCGCTCATTATTCTTCATGCCGTGGACCTCGCAGAACGCGCACGAAAGCGTGAAGCGGGCAGCCTGGTCGTCCTCCTGCTCGCGGAACGCGAGCCCTCAGAAGGGCCTCGTTCGACGCGCGCATTCGAGGATCGACCAGGCTACCCGAGGAAGAGAACGGGAGGCGAGGGTGGAATGACCATCTAGGCGATGCTCGTCCGATGCGCGCAGTGGAGGATCGATTAGCCTCCTTGCGGGAGAAACGAGCGAACCTTGGAAGGAACATCGGTAGTCGGATGTGCGCACCGGAGAACCAATCGGGCCACTCTCCAAGATGGTTAAGGCGATGGATACCGCGTTCCTTCGTCATGTTCATGATGACCGAAGGCATCCTTGAGGGGAAAGAGAAATGGGCGGTTGGGCGGCCGGCGGGAATGTGTAGGCAAGAGGTCGAGGCAGCCGCTTAGGCCGCATTATTCATGACGGTTCGTCGCGAAATCGCGCGATCGCGTTGCGAGACGGGCGCGCGGAGCTCCGAGAAACCGAGGCATACTTGAAACAGTCTGTCGAGGTTGCGAAGGGCGAGCCTGCCCGCCGAAGGCTTGTCGCAGCAGCGAATCCGCGACTGCAGCAGAAGCGTTCATGAATAATGCGGGCTAGGCTTGAATCTCCCATTCTGCCGGGAGAGAGAAGAAGGTGATGAGGGTCGGGGGAGCCATAGGCTACCCTTGCTCATGCATAGAAATACAGGCGCAATTCGTCTTCTGAAATGAACCGACTGGCTTGTCGAAAAATGGCGCGAAGCGTGCCGGGATCCAGTTCATGGTGCAGCGGGACCGTCAATACCTGGCGGACCTCACCGACCTCGCGGACCAGTTTGATATGGCTGCCACGCTGAGATGCTTGCTGAAACCCAAAGCTCCGAAGAATGGTCAGGCGTCCCGGCCGGTGAGTCTACGAAGCTTGGGCATTCGCCGGGTCCAACTCCATGGTCAACACCAGGGTGGGTCTATCTCGCAAACCAAAGGCTGCCGGCTGCTCACCCTCCAGATGGAGTGCAGCGGCCTCTTGCAGATGCTTGACGGTTTCATCTAGCGTACGTCCCTGGGTAACGACCGCAATCTCCAGACACTCGGCCACATAGCCAACCTCGTCACCTGGACGAATCACCGCTTTGATGGTTTGTTGCAAATAGCTCATCACACCCTTCCGTCTACTGCCGGTCACAATGAGGATACCTTCCTTGGGGACGTGAGGCAAGCGATTCCTTCTACCAGTTCGGGCAATGTATGATTGCAAGACCGGACTCCACAACTGTTCGAACGATCTTATCAGCCTTGAGATCTAGCCGCCGGCTGGAGTATAGCTCCGAGGAGAATTTCTTGGGAGTTCACTTGCCACATGTTTAGAGCTGGAGCCTTCCTCAAGCGTATCGCCCTCCGTTTCTTGGCTCGCAAGATTACGTATAATCTTCTCAGTGACAAGGTTGACAGTCCCGTTCGCAAGAAGTAGGATCCCGGCGCTTCTGGCGCGTTGGTGCGGCGTAAAAGCCGGCAAGATATTGGCGACGTCCTGCAAGGTGTGATTACAAGACCTTCTATCTTCACAGGAGGTGTTGCATTATGGCAGCACAAGAGCGAGACAGATCGCAAAGCTCTCGGTCAGTCGTCTCAAAGACCGTGCGGCCCTGGTGACGACGCGGAAGAATTCCGTGATTCAAAGTTTCTATTAGCCCACATTATTCATGACGGTTCGTGACGAAACCGCCAAAACGCCAGGTGAGACGGGCACGTGGAGCCGCGAGGAAGGGAGGCATACTTGATACAGTCTGTCGACCGACCGGGCGGCGAGCCTGCCCGCTTGGATGCCGGAAACTGGCATCCAAGCTTGTCGCAGCGGCGGATCGGCGGTTGCAGTAGAAGCGGTCATGAATAATGTGGGTTAGCACGTGTGCCAGGCCGGGAACGCGAAGAAGGTGGCGTTGACGGCCTGCATGCGGAAGCTGCTCGCGATTCTCAATGTGATGTTGAAGAGTGGGAGTCGTGGCGGATGCTGGCCAGTCAGCCCGCGTGATGTTTCAGACAGGTGCTGCCCCTTTTCTACTCAACTCCTTCGTTCCTGGCGCACCAGGATACTGGTAAGGCAGTCCACCTCACCTGCGCACCCTCCGATTGCTCCGCAATCGATCGCCCGCAACACGCCTTTCTACAGGAGTGGCCGCAGCAAGCAGGACGCTGGACGATCAAGCCATTCGGTGAGCAGAACGCCGACGGGATTTTCACTATTCTGCAAAGGGACACATCCAAATCGGTCGTCACCCTCGTAGATGAGGGCAGACAGTAGGCAAGGGTTGAGCGCACAACCAGTCACCATCACGAGGGTGCGCCACCCAGATACTGCCGGATTCATACCCATAAAAGGCCGTGAGGCAGAGAAAGGAACCTCGGACATGACACCTGAGACCATTCGTCCCGCCGTCGCCCGGTATTTCGCGGCAATCCGACAGATGGACGCCGACGCCTGGGTCGCCTGTTTTGCGGCGCAAGCGATCAGCTATGAACCGGGGGCTCCCGCTCCCTTGCAGGGCCATGCGGCCTTGCGCCAGTTCTTCCTGGGAGTCGTCGGGCTCTTCCAGACACTCGACTTGCGTGAAGACCAGATCTTCTTCTCGGGCAACCGGGCTGCGGTGAAGTTCACGGGGCGTGGCACAGGGAAAACCGGTCGATCAGTCGTCTTCGAGGGCATCGATGTGTTCGAAATCAACCAGGACGGGAAAATTCATATGATGTGGGGATACTGGGACCCGGCCGCGATGATAGCGCAACTGCAGGGGTGAACCCAGCGTCGGCGATCGATCACGACCAGTCGATCGGAGATCCGCTTCGCGAGCTTGTCGGAGATCGGATGAAGGCGGCGAGGAAGGCCACGCCGGCCGGAACCCCGTAGGCATGATGAAAACAGGAAGAAGGAGTCACCATGCGCATTCAAGCCATGGCCGCGAAAAACCCCGGCGATGAATTGGAGCCCTGGACCTACGAACAGCCCATCCTCGGTCCCTTCGACTGTCTGCTGCGCGTCCTGGCCTGTGGGTTGTGTAGCAGCGACTTGCATATGATCGACAACCACTGGGGCATGTCCCGGTACCCGCTCGTGCCGGGACACGAAGTGATCGGCGAGGTCGTGGAGATCGGCTCACGGGTCACCAAGCTTTCCGTCGGCGACCGCGTCGGGGTCGGGTGGCAGCGTTCGGCCTGCTTTGAGTGCCATGATTGTCTGAAAGGCAGCGAGCATTGCTGCAATCATGGGTATCAAGCCCTTCTCGCAGACGGCTACGGCGGCTTTGCGGACCACATGACGGCGGACAGCCGGTTTTGTTTTCGCATCCCAGACGGGCTCCCGACCGAGCAGGCCGGCCCGCTGCTCTGCGGTGGAATCACGGTCTATTCGGCCCTGTGCGGTGCCGGCATGACCGCCAGTCAGGCGTCTCAAGAGATCGGCGTCATCGGACTCGGCGGCCTCGGGCACCTCGCGATTCAGTTCGCGGCCAAATCGGGGCATCGCGTGACAGTCTTCACGTCCAGCGAGGACAAAGCCGCCGCCGCGTCACGCTTGGGCGCTCACCGCACGATCCTCACGCAACCAGACGGCCGCCCCGCCGCGGGTCCGGATCGACCTCTCGATCTGCTGATCAGCACGGTGCCGAGTCAGCTTCCGTGGGGTGCCTATGTCGAGCTGATCCGGCACGGAGGCGCGTTGACGTTCGTGGGTGTCCCACCCGGGCCGTCCACGCTCCCGCTGGACGCCCTGATTCCGACCCGTCGTCGATTGCTCACCAGCTCGATTGCCGGTCGTCCGATGATTCGGGAGACGCTGGAAGTCGCCTCGCGCATCGGAGTACAACCTGTCATCGAAACCTTCCCGTTGGCCGAGGTCAATCACGCCATCCGGCGGTTACGCGACGGCCGAATCCGCTACCGTGCGGTGTTGATGCTCGATCAAAGTCGATGAGGTGTGCCGCGCCGCCGCAGCGTGGCAGAGGCCGCTCATGTTTCTCGACGGCTCAGCGGGGCGGAGCAATCGAACCCAAATGGTTGGATGGGTAATACGTTACAGGATTCGATCCTGTGCAGCTCTCCGACATTGGTTTGAATCGTCCAGACGCTCACCTCAAACATCTTCCGAAAGAGAACGACGATACTGCGGACCATCTCCATCGCCGGGGGCGGTCCGGCCAAGCTGACCGCCCCTGAGGGTCGTTTCGAATCGAGGGCCCATTGAACCCCGTCTGGCACATGGCCTATCATGCCACCAGCGATGAAGACCCTCTTCGACCGGATCAGCATCGATCGTCACATCTGCCAAGGTCGGCCCTGTGCGAAAGGGATGTGGAGTATGCGTCCGGCTCGTTGTCCGGTACCTTGTCATGCACCGTAACCCTGTCACCATGTTGATTCGGGCTGTCGCAAAGGCCAAGGGCTGCGTTCTGCTCCTGGGATTCTTTACGGCTCTCGTCGGCGTAGTCTCCTGCACCACACCGTTCGACATGTCCGGTGAGCGCATGACTCCTCTCGATCCGGCATGGGGCGTGGTGATCGGTTCGGTGCTGGTCCAACCGGAAAGAGTCGCGTCCGGTAAAGATGTCACGGAGCGAGATGTTTCCGGCTCTTCCTTTGAATTCGACATCGTGCAGATTCAGCCGGGCAACCTCAACGGCGAAGATCCCTACGCGAAACACTATCGGCTCGAAGCGAAGGCAGGAGAGGAGCGGTTGTTCATCGCTCGCGTGCGCTCAGGGCAGTATCTCATCAAGGGGTTCGACGGGGAAGGCCTGACGGGGCTCGGCGGCGAGTTGGATGTGGTCTTTTCCAGCATGGCCGGTGAGGTTCGGTACATCGGCCGCCTGCTCGTGAAAATTCCCCGGCGGATGTCCAGAGGGAAAGACTATCGCTTCACCGTCGAAAACGCCCGCGAGGCGACCTTGGGGCAGGTGTCCAAGCAACATGCTGAGTTGACGAAAGATGTCGTGAGCGTACCGATGCAGGTGCGCGGCGATGATGGCCGGTGACAGCGACCAGGAGGTTGACTTCTTTTCGCGGCAAGGGTAGAAGGACGAGCCGGTACTGTAGGCTCCTCCAAGGAGTGCTCTTGCGATGCCGACGGTTCGATCCTCCGCCGTTCGATCGATACTGATGTCGGCGTTCTTTGCGTTGGCAATGGTGAACCTCGCTTCTTGCGGGACCACACCGCCGCCTCCCCCCACGCCTCCCGCTCCGCTGGACTTCGCTCAAGCCCTCCGGTATGCCCAGCGGGCCTCGCTCGCCTATGAGCAGGACGCCGCCATTCAGCAGCAGAGCGGCCCTGGAGTGCGAGTCAGTGTCAGCGCGCCTCTTTCATCCGGCATCAAGGCCTATGTGGAACAGGACGATGCCGAACACGTGCAGTGGATCGTGGTGCGCGGGACGTCAAACTTGATCAACATCCGATTGGATGTCGATTACAACAAGGTGGTGGACAGCCGATTGCAGATCCCGCTTCACAAGGGATTTGCGGACTCCGCGCTTCAGGTGTACCAGTTCGCGAAGCCGCTGTTGAGGTCGGACTATGAGACCCGCGTCACCGGCCATAGTCTCGGCGGTGCCGCTGCGGTCGTCGTCCTCATGCTGTTGAAGGAGGATGGGTTCAAACTCGGCCAGGCGATCACGTTCGGCCAACCGAAGGTGACGAATCGGGACGGGGCTCAGAAATATCGATCGTTGCCCTTGCTGCGGTTCGTGAACGACAAGGACCCGGTACCGTTGCTGCCGCCTTTCGAGCTGTTTGCCGTGCTGGACGAGGGTCCGTTTCAACATTTCGGTGCGGAGGTCGTACTGGAGGACGGACCGAATTACCGGTACCTGTCAGAGCATCAGGCGCAACGTCGGTCCGTGCTGTCGTTCTGGAAAAATCTCAAGAACCTCAGCCTTCAGGATGTGCCGGAACATTTCATCGCCACCTACCTCACCCGCATCAAGCAAAAACTTCCGACCGTTTCTCCCGGTCGCTGACGACGGAGTCTACCCTGCATGAGAATGGCGATGGGTGCCGTCAGCCTCGCGGCGGAGACCGTTTCGATGAGTTTCACCCGCCTGCGTCGAGAGGGATCTCGAATGTTTTGAAGGTCGGGTCGATGTCGCTAGGTCGATCGGCGAGCGGCGGGCATTGGAGATAGGGCTTGAGGTCGCGCAGGAGTTCGTTCTTTTTTCTTTTGGCGATGTCGCAGGCAGGCCCGGTGCAGGAACGTTCGAAATCTGCAGCTGCTTGGGCGGCGGCCGCGGCATTTCGGCCGGACTCGAAATCGAGCCAGGCCTTGTGAGTCTGCAACGCCTGATCCAATTCCGCCAAATGCCTGTCCACCCCGCGGAAGTGGTTATCCCTCCTGCACTGATCGCGCACGCCGGAGCCGGGCGAAAAATCGCATCGCCGGTCGCGCACGTGGACTTCCTCGCGGATCAGGCGCTGGGCTTCCTGAGAGCATCGAAAATAGTCGTCGTTGTACTGAGCCTCGTGCGCCTGTCTGAACTCATCGAGCCGGCCAGGGGTAAAGGACGAGTACACCCAGGTGTCGAATAACAGCGGCTCTTCGGCCAAGCCCGGCATGGCTTCCGTCAGCACCAAAACACACATCCCTGCAAACAATGTCGTGTTCATCGTTCGGAGTACGGACAGGATGGTGAATGCTCGTCGAGCATAATCATTGTACTTCGCGCCATGCCGAAATCAAGAGGCAGTCTCTGCACCGGACTTCCCAACCTCGGCACGGCGTCCCTTCCCTCAGCCCGGCAGTTGACACCACCCCACCCGAACAGTAGGTTGTGCCTGTTGCTCTGCCTCACGCCCCAACCAGGAGGACGCATCCATGCAGACTCAGGATCAGGCCGGAGGGCCCACGCCCCAATTGTTTTTTCAAACCGCCAATGCGTACCAACGGACCCAGGCGCTGAAGGCGGCCGTCGAACTGGATCTGTTCACTGCCATTGGGCTGGGCAAGGACACGGTAGACACGCTCGCGCAACGTTGCGGCGCAGCGGAGCGGGGCGTGCGGATATTGGCGGACTACTTGACCATCCAGGGTTTCCTGACGAAGGAGGGGAGCCGGTACAAGCTGACGCCGGATTCCGCGCTGTTCCTCGATCGGCGGTCGCCGGCCTACATGGGGTCGGTCTTGGGATTCCTGCATGCGCCGAAGTTCACCGAATCGTTTCAGAACCTCACCGAGGCAGTGCGAAAGGGAGGCACCGTGGCAGGCGAGGCCGGCACCGTCGCTCCTGAACATCCCCTTTGGGTCGAATTTGCGACATCGATGATTCCCATGATGGCCAGACCGGCGGAAGAGATCGGCATCTTCGTGCGGCAGACCCAACCGGACGTCAAAAAGGTCCTGGACATCGCAGCGGGACATGGGCTCTTCGGGGTTGAAATCGCCAAACGCTGCCCGCAAGCCGAGATCGTCGCGCTCGATTGGCCCAACGTCTTGACCGTCGCGCAGGGGCTGGCGCAGCAGGCCGGCGTTCAGGCTCGCTATCGGACGATCGCCGGGGACGCGTTTCAGCAGGATTTCGGCACAGGCTACGATCTGGTGCTGCTCACCAATTTTCTCCATCACTTTTCCACGGCCACTTGCGAGACGCTGCTCCGTAAGATCCATCGCGCGCTCACCCCAGGCGGCCGGGTCATCACTCTGGAGTTTATTCCCAACGACGACCGTGTCACGCCACCCCCGGTGGCTGAATTCTGCCTGATCATGCTCGCCACGACACCGGAAGGGGATGCCTATACGTTCAAGGAATACGAACAGATGTTTCGTGCCGCAGATTATGCCCGCACCGAGCTACACCCGGTGGCCGGTTCGATCGAGCAGGTGCTCGTGTCGTATCGGTAGATGGATTGAATGGCGTCTTGAGCAGGGTTTGATCGGGATCGGCAGATGAGTCAGCGAGAGGACAGAATCGCAGGACCCCTTACGAGATTTCTGACGGATGACCACCGGCGGCTCGATGGACTGCTGCAAAAGGCAACGGCCCGTGCCGGGCTTGTCGAGCAGGGAGCGTACGCTCAATTTCGCGCCGGCCTCCTTCGCCACATCGGGATGGAAGAAAAGATCCTTCTGCCTGTGGTCCAGCGGCTGCGTGGCGGAGAGCCGCTTCCCCTCGCCGCCAAGCTCCGGCTCGACCATGGGGCCCTGGCCTCGTTGCTCATGCCGACGCCGACCGCCGATATCGTGGCGACGATCCGAGATATTCTGGAGGACCACAATGCCCTGGAGGAGGGGCCGGCCGGCTTGTACGAGATCTGTGACGATCTGGCCGGCTCGGAAGCGGAACCACTCCTGGCCGATCTCCAAGCGGCACCGGAAGTCTCGGTCATGCCGCACTCCGACAGTCCCGCGGTGATGAATGCCGTGCGTCGAGCACTGGAGAGAGCCGGATATCGCTTGCGCGGCGCCGAAGACGGCGAGAGGAGATGAGACGGAAGCAGCCGCTCCTTCCTTCAGAGCTCAGCAATCACACGTAACAATAGCCGCTCATCATTCGGTCGAGTCTCCGCGGTTTCATGGCGAACCTTCATGAATAATGTGCGCTAAGGCACTCGCATGTTTTTATCACCTTAGGCTAAACGCCTCTCACACTGAGTTCGTGCCGCGATACGAGCGCCACGTACCGCAGGACGAGGCGGAATCTGATTGTTCAGCCGGTTCTTCTACTTGCGGCTTCCTAAAAAAGTGACGACGTGGCCCCTTAGCGCAGCCACGAATCGTTGAAACGTGACCTTCCCCCAGTT
Proteins encoded in this region:
- a CDS encoding Alcohol dehydrogenase — encoded protein: MRIQAMAAKNPGDELEPWTYEQPILGPFDCLLRVLACGLCSSDLHMIDNHWGMSRYPLVPGHEVIGEVVEIGSRVTKLSVGDRVGVGWQRSACFECHDCLKGSEHCCNHGYQALLADGYGGFADHMTADSRFCFRIPDGLPTEQAGPLLCGGITVYSALCGAGMTASQASQEIGVIGLGGLGHLAIQFAAKSGHRVTVFTSSEDKAAAASRLGAHRTILTQPDGRPAAGPDRPLDLLISTVPSQLPWGAYVELIRHGGALTFVGVPPGPSTLPLDALIPTRRRLLTSSIAGRPMIRETLEVASRIGVQPVIETFPLAEVNHAIRRLRDGRIRYRAVLMLDQSR